The window ACTCAAAATCCCTTCATAGCAAGTGAACATCAATGTTATTAACTCTATCAGTCATCTAACTACTTACTTCCTCTGCGTACAGACCAAAGTGAATATTTGCGAGTTCATCTTATCAACTCGTCTATCTCTGCAAGAAGAATAAAGCAAAAGTAGTTAGCAACTGCTCTTAAACATCAGAAGTAAGAATATCCCAAGATGAACTTTATGCTTCTCTTCTCATTGATTTAGGCCAGCCCACTACCTTTTTTCCAACGGAATATAAGGCAGCCAGtccattttcatcttcttcattggaATGATTTCCTCCACTTCTCTCTGAACAGATGTGATTCCTATCTTATCAGAAGGCGGAAAGGGTGAATCAATCTGCATATACAAAATCGACAAATTTTAGAAAGAGAAATGACATAACATATGCTCTTAAATTTAAGGATCAGCGTAGCAAGCaaactttaataaaaataaatttaacaataacTTACAACAACAACTGCTGGGACATGGACAATCTTGTTTAAACCTTTGTAGGGGACTAGTTGAGCTGTAACGTTAAAAAGAGAAGCTTAAACAGGAACTAGAAGCAAATGTTcaagaaaggaagagagcgtACTGCACAACCTGATAAATTTCTAACCAAACTAGAAAGAACCATAAGTGCCAAAGATGATTTAAACATGTCAATCGATAAGAAGACAGTAATaaccaaaactcaaaaaggaagaaagaaagaaaaagcacGAGAAACAGCTTACGTTCTGTACAGCCAAAAACAAAGACTTTCTTCCCATAGAGCTTTCCTCCTTCCTCCAATGCTTCCTGACACACACATGAAGAAACATAAATATCAGAATCTGGTCAACCCCGGAACACATGTTGGCTAAACTACACAGAATGTAATCCAAACAACTTACCTCAAGATTTTGGAAGTCCCAATTGAATTCATAAAGTGCATCTAATTGATCCCACTGCCACCAAAATAACAACcataagcaaaaaaatatattggatTCTCAATGGTAACAGTAGTTCTGAATATTGAAGGCTAAATTCGTCAAAATAATATACCTCGGTTCCCACTGGAAATGCAACCTTCCACAAATCctcctgaaacacacaaaaacaagcGCATATGTTAATTTGCAACTCACACCGCagcaataagaaaagaaaacaagccCTTTAACAtgaactataaaaaaaatcctgAAAATGAGAAACACCACAGCATTCCTTTGGAAAATGTCCATCCACTAACTCAAGCTCGCCAATAACACACCATATCTGACCACAACAAGTATAACAGCATACAATTGTTCTCACAGATAAACCCCCACAAACAAAGTCATAAAGTCAAACGGGGTCCAAAAACGTATGTCGTTCTTGTTTTCACAGCAGTATGTGCATTATCATAAAGCTAAAAAGCCCCAAAATTGCATTGAATCCAAGTGATAAAAGTCCCAATCTGTATAACATTAATTAGACTAATAAGGATAGCAAAAAGCAATACCAGATTACGCTTGTCCTCGAAGTACTCAGGCTCTGGCTTTACTTTGGTAACTCGGGGCTTCTTAGCTGCGGGTGCAGGTTTCTTCTCATCCTGAATCTCAGTCTCCTTCTTGGTAGCCCTCTTCCGCTTACCACCACGACGAGCAACAACAGGTTTCTTCTCCGCCTTAGCCTCCTCCTCGACATCTTTgacttcatcctcttcttcctgATTCTCCTCCGCCTCCGCCTCCTTTAACGAATCAGGTTTCGCCggctcttcctcttcatcccCCTTcgcctctttctcttcttccgcTTCACCATTCTCCTTCTCCTCGTTGACGACTTCTTCCTGAGGTTGCTGACTCTCCTCCTGCGTCGTCGTCTCCTCCTCTTGAGATTCAACAATCACCTCCTCGGCCACAGTCTCCGCGACAGCAGCACCTTTGCGACCAGCTTTGGAAGCACCCTTTCTCTTCGCTCCCTTCCTCATTGTACAGTACTAAGAACAAATTGACAAAAGAAGGGAGTTAATCTGAGAAAACCCTACTTGGCTTCTCCGGCgaagatagagaaagagaaatctaGGGATCGATGGCGGTGGATCCGCAATTTCgaatttttcagaaattttgggttttgtttttaattaatttgcccctctctctctctctctctctctcttttgttgttgtttgtctaAAACGTTGCGTGATTTTAACGACCGCTCTCTCCTCACGAGAAAGGAAatagggtttttgattttttcccccaaattatTTAAGGCGCCGTTGTAAGGCCcaaaattaacataattttttttcgtaaatttaattatttttgaagtttgaATTTGAG is drawn from Camelina sativa cultivar DH55 chromosome 8, Cs, whole genome shotgun sequence and contains these coding sequences:
- the LOC104708108 gene encoding ABC transporter F family member 4, which gives rise to MRKGAKRKGASKAGRKGAAVAETVAEEVIVESQEEETTTQEESQQPQEEVVNEEKENGEAEEEKEAKGDEEEEPAKPDSLKEAEAEENQEEEDEVKDVEEEAKAEKKPVVARRGGKRKRATKKETEIQDEKKPAPAAKKPRVTKVKPEPEYFEDKRNLEDLWKVAFPVGTEWDQLDALYEFNWDFQNLEEALEEGGKLYGKKVFVFGCTEPQLVPYKGLNKIVHVPAVVVIDSPFPPSDKIGITSVQREVEEIIPMKKMKMDWLPYIPLEKRDRRVDKMNSQIFTLVCTQRKSALRHMKEDQLKKFEYCLPYFYQPFKEDELEQSTEVQIMFPSEPPVVCEFDWEFDELQEFVDKLVEEEQLPAEQKDEFKEYVKEQVRAAKKANREAKEARKKAIEEMSEDTKQAFQKMKFYKFYPQPSPDTPDVSGVKSPFINRYYGKANEVL